The window TTACGTTCAGGACAGCCGCGGACAGGTCTTCATCGACTGCCTGGCCGGCGCCGGCACGCTGGCACTCGGCCACAACCACCCGGTGGTCATGGAAGCGATCCATGCCGCCATGTCATCGAACCTGCCGATGCACACGCTGGACCTGACCACCCCGGTCAAGGATGCCTTCGTGCAGGAGATTTTCGACAGCTTGCCGCCGGCGTTCGCCAGGCAGGCGCGGATCCAGTTTTGCGGACCCACCGGCGCCGACGCTGTCGAAGCCTCGCTCAAGCTGGCGCGCACCACCAGCGGGCGCCAGAACGTGCTGGCGTTCCAGGGCGCCTATCATGGAATGACGCTCGGCACGATGTCGATCAGCGGCAACCTCGGGCCCAAGAATGCCCTGGGCAGCTTGCTGTCCGGCGTACAGATGCTGCCGTATCCGCACAACTACCGTTGCCCTTTCGGTACCGGCGGCGAACAGGCGATCGATTTGAACCTGCGCTATATTGAGCAGCTTTTATCCGACCCCGAAAGCGGCATCACGGCGCCGAGCGCCATGATCCTGGAGCCGGTGCAGGGGGAGGGCGGCGTCATCGCGGCGCCCGACCGCTGGCTGCAGGGCTTGCGCCGCATCACGCAGGAGCGCGGCATTGCGCTGATCGTCGATGAGATTCAATGCGGCATCGCGCGCACCGGCAAGATGTTCGCTTTCGAGCATGCGGACATCATTCCTGACATCATGCCACTGTCCAAAGCCATCGGCGGCGGTTTGCCGCTGGCGGTGGTGGTGTATCGCGAGGAGCTCGACGTCTGGCAGCCGGGCGCGCATGCAGGCACCTTCCGCGGCAACCAGCTGGCGATGGCGGCCGGCACGGCAACGCTGCGCTATCTCAAGCAGCATGCGGTGGCGGACCATGCGCACCAGATGGGCGAACGTCTGCGCGCCCATCTGCTCAAGCTGCAGAGCGCATTCGGCTGGATCGGCGATGTGCGCGGCCGCGGCCTGATGCTGGGCATGGAAATTGTCGACCGCGACGGCGAACCGGACGGGCAGGGGCATCCGCCAGTCCACACGGCCCGCGCCAAGCAATTCCAGCAGGCATGCCTGCAGCGCGGCCTGATCCTCGAACTGGGAGGCAGGCACGGCGCCACGGTCCGGCTGCTGCCTCCATTGATCATTACCGACGCGGAAATAGATTTTGTGGCGACAATTCTGTTCGCCGCAGCGGCTGCCATTTAGCGGAGCGCGCGAAACCCCGTTGAGGCGCTGCGCGGCCTTACTGGGCCGCCTCCCCAAACAGGCGCGTCAGCAACTGGCCGAACTTCTCCCTCCGATCGGGCTCTGTCGGCTTGATCACCCCGTGTTCCTGCAATACGGTGATCAGCTTGACCGGCCCGGTGCGATTGTTGCCCACAATCTCGACATGGCCCGCCTTCACTTCCACGATGTTGACCAGCGGGTCACGGTCAACCGCCGGGTTGCGTTGCTCGGCCAGGGAAAAAATCGCATCCGATTCCACGCAGGCGCCGTTGCTCATGCGCCGGCAGCTGCCACCTTCATCGGTGACGATCTTGAGAAAATCCTTCACGCGCGGATCGAGTGCGCCGGGCTCGACGATGAACGGCGACGTGTAGGTAATTTCCGACCATTTATCACCGGTGACAATCTGGCAGATCGGTGCAACCAGTCCAAGCGACAGCGTCCTCCACAGCGGGTTGCCGCAATGGCGCGCCGCTGCAATGCCACCGAACGGTCCGGATACGGTCACCAGGCGCATTGTTACATCCCCGCCTTCGATGGCGGCGGACTTGCTCACGGACATCGCCTTGCGGGCAATCAGGGCTCCCTGGCTGTGACCCATGACGGTAATGTGCTTGTTATCCAGTTTCTGGCTCAACTGATTGAGCGCCGTATCGAGCTGGCCGGCACTGACCACCAGGCTGTCGCGGTCGTTGTAGCTGAAGCACACGGTCTGCTGGCCATGAAAGGCCAGCACCTGGGCCATGCCTCGGTAGCGCCCGGCCGAGCTGAAACAGCCATGCACCAGCACGGTGACCGGCTGCTGGGCATTCAGTTTCAGGGTGTGGTCGCCGCTGTCGGTGCACTGGCTCAGGCCGGGAATCGTCAGGCTGATGTTGGCCGGCGGTAAGCGCGAACTATCAATCGTCATCAGCGGCGGCTCGCCCGGCGGCGGCGTGGCGCAACCCGTCATGAATCCAAGGGCGGCAATGGCCATGACGGCTGCGAAATTTCTTATCATTGAGTATTCCAGTGTAGGGGCGCGTATGCTGCCGAGTTTAGCTGATCGCCCCATCAACCGGGCCAATGGTGCGCGAATTGTGTGGCGATTGAGCGGGCTCAAGCGTCGAAAAAAGGGGCGATCACCTAAGTCGTTGTTCCGGGACCACCAAGCGACGTACCCGAGTCCGGCGGGGCTGGGCGAGGCGAGATGGCACATATGAGCAGGAAACCAAGCCTATCTCATGATGATGATGGCTCTACAGCCAACGTTTTCTCAGTTCAAGGTGCGCACGAATGGCTGGATAATATCATTTCCCTGGGGGAAATATCGCTGTTTGGGTGTATGATTTCGTATCGACAGAACGTTGTCCTGATCAGTGATTCCAACTATGCGACCGGGCGTCCATTTTCTTTCGGCGTGGGCTTGTGGCTTGGCCATGCTGTTCGGTTCCAGCGCGGCACTGGCTGGCTCCGCGAGCCCTGTGCCTGCTGATAGCTCCCGCATCATACGGCTATCCTCGCTCGAATGGCCTCCCTACACGGGCGCGTCGCTGCCGCGGCAGGGCGCCATGACGTCGGTGATCGCCGCCGCGCTGGCCAGCATGGGCTACCGCCTGGAAGTTCAATTCTTTCCATGGACCCGGGCCACGGCCCTCATCAAACACAATTCTCCCTTTGCCGGGTATTACCCCGAATACCTCTCGCCCGGGCTGGCACGCGACTTTCTCATTTCCGACCCGATCGGCAGCGGTCCGCTCGGCTTTGCCTACCACGCCGCCGCACCGGTTCAATGGGACACGATGACCGACCTGTCGAAGTACCGTATCGGCGTCGTGGAAGGCTATGTTAATACCGATGAGTTCGACACACGGGTGCGCCAGGGTAAGCAAAGGGTCGATGCCGCGGTGAACGACAAGCAAAACCTGCGCAAGCTCGCCGCCAGGCGCGTGCCGCTGGTGCTGATCGACCGGCGCGTGTACGACCATCTGATTCGCAACGACGCCGATCTGCGCCCGCTGGCGCCGACGCTGCGTTTCCATCCGCGCCTGCTGGAAGACAAGCAGCTCTATATCTGCTTTCGTCCCAACGCCGAGGGCGAGCGGGTGCGCGCGATTGTCAACCAGGGCTTGAAGCGGATCGATATCGAGGCTGTGCTCGCGGCAGCGTTGAGCGCTGGCGGCGCAAACTAGACGCGCGGACGGATTGCCACGCAGGGCTTCGAGGCGGGCGTGCGGTGGCTCAAGATTGGACAGCCGCCCTCAGCGCTGGGCCTGGCGTTGCGCCGGCCTCGACCAGGGCCTTCGGCACCTGGTGGGCCAGGAACTCGATCAATGCCCTTGTTTTCGCCAGTACATGGCGTGTCGGCGTCAGAATGCTGACGTCGAGAGAGGGAGCTTGCCAGTTGCCGCAGACCGGCACGATCACCCCCTGCCGGAGCAGGTCCCTGCTCAGCAACTCGGGCAAGATACCGACTCCCACGCCCGCCACCACGGCTTCCCTGACGAATCCGAGACTATTGACGCTGATGGGGCCGGCCACGGTGACAGTCTGGCGCCGATCGCCCCATAAGAACAGCCAGTCGGCCTGGTCGTCGATATGAGGAAAAAGAATGCACTGGTGGCGCACCAGGTCCTGCGGCTTGAGTGGCATGCCGTAGCGTTGAATATAGGCCGGGCTGGCAAAGGCACGTCGTGATACCGAGCATATCCGGCGCGCGACAAGGTCTTGATTGTGCACTGTCCCGATTCTCAGCGACAGGTCCATCCTTTCCTTGACCATGTCCAGGTTCTCGCTGCCAAGATGCAAATGAATTTTGGCGGCTGGATTGTTGCCGAGGAATTGCTCGATGGCCGGTCCGAGCAGGTGAACCGCAAGCTCGACTGGAGCGGAACAGAGGGTGGGCAGCTGCAAAAACTGCTCCTGGAGGAAGTGCTCGCCGGTGTGATGGGTTGAGCGCGATGGTACAGGGTGCCCATACCGATCCACGCCCGCTGCTGGGGATGCGCAGGCTTGAGCCGCAAGCGGCCGGCGAGGGATTATTTCTGGCAAAGCTACAGCCATCCTCGCTCGGCTGGGCGCTCGACCCTTTTCTGCAGGTCGACTGGTTTCGCATGCGTTTGCCATTTTTCCCTCCGCACCCGCATGCCGGCTTTTCCGCGGTGACCTTCATGCTTCCCCAGTCCCCCGGTGGCTTGATCAATCGGGATAGTCTTGGCAGCCGCAATCGCATCAACCCGGGCGACCTGCATTGGACCGAAGCGGCGCGCGGGATCGTGCATGAGGAAGTGCCGCAGGTTGATGGCGTCGATTGCCTGGGGTTGCAGATTTTCGTCAATCTCCCATCGCAACACAAGCTCGCCGCACCGGCGATCCATCATGTCGATCGCGCCGACGTACCGGTCGTCCAATTTCCGGGGGCAACGGTGCATTGTTACGTTGGCGATCTCGATGACGTCAAGGCTGCGCTCACCACACGGACCGCATCCGCACTCTGGAGCGTCGAGCTGAACGAGAATGCCGTCGTCAATCTTCCTCTTCCGCCAAGCTGGATGGTGCACATTCTGGTCACCGCCGGCGCCCTGCGGATCGGCGATTCGCTGCTGGGGGAGGGCGGTGTCGCCGGATATGCGGCCGGGACGGCGCTGGAAATTCGGGCTGCCACGGACGGCGCGTCGCTGGTCGTATTGGCCGGTTTGCCGCTGGCCGAGCCGATTGCGGTATCCGGTCCTTTCGTCATGAATGACGCTGCGCAATTGGTCGACGCCAAACGGCGCTATGCCAGCGGGGAAATGGGGTTCCTGGAAGCTTCCTGACCCGGGCAGTCCGCCCCCGGATACAACAGCCGTATGCCACCGGCGCCGGCGCCATCGCCGCAGCCGGTCACGGCGCCGCGGTAACGCAATTGCGCCCCAGGAGTTTGGCCGCATACAGGGCGCCGTCGGCGCGGTGCAGCAGTGCGGTCATATCGGCCTTATCGGCAGTGTTCACCGATGCGATGCCGATGCTGACCGTGACGGCAATGTCGCCGTAGGGGGTATGCACGGCGGTATCGGCCATGGCGCTGCGCATCCGTTCGGCGACGGCGAGGGCGCCTTCGGGATCGCAGTTGGGGAGCACGGCGAGCAGCTCCTCGCCGCCATAGCGCCCGAAGGAATCGTAATTTCTCAGCATCGAGTCCATGCGCCGCGTCGCTTCGCGCAACACCTCGTCGCCAGCCAGATGGCCGTAGGTATCGTTGATGCCCTTGAAGTGATCGAGATCGGCGAAGATCACGGACAGAAAATTCGGTGTCCTGGCATGCCGTGCGATCTCCTTTTGCAGCACGTCGAGGATCGCGCCGCGATTGAAGATGCCGGTCAGGGCGTCGCGCGTGGCCTGCCTGCGCAGTTCCTGTTCCAGGTCGACGATGCGGCGCCCGGCGCGCACGCGCACCCGCATCTCTTCGGCGATGAAGGGCTTGGCGATGTAGTCGTCGGCCCCGGCGTTCATGGCCGCGACGATGAACTCGGTCTCCGTGCGCGAGGTCAGCATGATCATGTAGACATACCGCTCCATGCCGGCCTGGCGGATGTTGTGGCAGACGTCGATGCCGTCCAGGCCCGGCATCATCCAGTCCAGCACCGCCAGCAAGGGGCCGTCTTCTTCGCGCAGGATCGCTTCGGCGGTCAGGCCATCGGCGGCGACAACGACCTCGTAGCCCCATTCGGAGAGCACGTCCTGCAGGTATAAGACGGAAATCGGATCGTCATCGGCGACAAGTACTTTCATTGGTTCAATTCCAGCGTCGTGGCAAGCGTGGCGGCCAGTTCATCGATGCGCAGTGCGAGGTAGCGGGCTGCACTGTCCAGGTCGTCGTGGCTGGCGTCATTGCCGCGCCGCGCCATGGCTTCGAGCGCGCCCGCGGCCTGCGTGGTGGCGTCGCCGGCCAAGGTCGCCGCCGCCCCTTTGACGCGGTGCGCCGCGCGTTCGAGCAGCAGGGGATCGGGCGTCGCGCGCGCGCTGTGCAGCTGGCGCACCAGCTCGGGCGCGGTATCGATGAACGATTTTGCCATGAGAATCAATAGATTGCGCTTCCCGCGTGCCCGTTCGAGCGCCAGGTCGGGGTCGAAGATGAACGCGCGGGCAGGCGTGCCGGCGGCCGGCTCGGACTCCGGTTCCAGCCCCGGCTCCAGCTCCGGTTCCGGCCCCGGTTGCCCTGGCGCCGGCGGCGCGTGCGGGTCCGACCAGGGACGTTCGAGACAGGCATACAGATCGAGCGGTTCGATCGGTTTCGAGAGATAGTCATCCATGCCCGCGTCAAGGCAGGTCTGGCGGTCGCCCGACATCGCATGGGCAGTCACCGCGACGATATGGATATGCGTGCCCGAGACAGCCTCGCGCCGGCGGATTTCGGCGGTGGTCTGATAGCCGTCCATTTCGGGCATCTGGCCATCCATCAGGATCACGTCGAACGACGCCTGCTCCAGCATCCGCAGCACCTCGACGCCATTGCCGACCATGGTGAAGGTGTGCCCGCGGCTGCGCAGGAGCTCGGCGATCAGCATCTGGTTGACCGGATGGTCGTCGGCGACCAGCACGCGCAGGCGTTTTTGCAGGGGCAGCGCGGGCGGCGGCGCGCTCGCTTCCACGCTCGCCCGTATCGGGCCATCGGCACGGCTCTCGACGATCCCCATCAGCACGTTGAACAGTTCGGAATGCCTGATGGGCTTCCTGATAAACGCCGTCAGCCCCGCCGCCAGGCCGGCTTGCAGCGCGGCGCCGTCGTCTTGCAGCGGCAGCATGACGACGATCGATGTCGGCGGCAGCGCGGCAGCGCCGAGGGCGACCCCGAGCGCAGTGGCACCCTCGCTCAGGAAGGAGGCGCCGCAGATGGCCGCGCAAAACGGAGCCTCGGGCGCCGCGCCGGCCTGCAGCTGGCGGGCCAGGTCGGCGCCGTCCCGCACCAGCAGCGGGCGCATTTTCCAGCTGCTCAGCAGGTTGACGACAATCTGGCCGGAGGTGGCATTGTCGTCGATCACCAGCACGGCCTTGTGCTGCAGTCCGGCCTCGCGCGGGCCCTTGCCCGGCGCCGCCGTGCGCTGCGCAACCTGGACCGGGACAGCGAAATGGAACTGCGTGCCCACGCCAGGTTCGCTGTCGACCCACAGCTGCCCGTCCATCAGCGCGACCAGCTGGGAGACGATTGCCAGCCCCAGGCCGGTGCCGCCGTATTCGCGGGTGGTGGAGGCATCGGCCTGGACGAACGACTCGAAAATATGCTCTTGCTGCTGGCGTGAAATGCCGATACCCGTGTCGCGCACGCTGAAGCGCAGCTCGGCGCTGTCAGCCTGGCGCGCTTGCTGGCTGACCGTCAGCACGACTTCGCCGCGCGCGGTGAACTTGATGGCGTTGCTGGCCAGGTTGATCAGTATCTGTGCCAGCCGCCCCTTGTCGGCGACGATGATGCGCGGGACTTCGGGCGCGACGTCGAACGCCAGCTCCAGGTGCTTTTCCGCCGCCCCCGCGGCCAGGGTCCGGAACACATTGGCGATTTCTTCGCGCAGATCGAACGCGGTCTTTTCCAGGACAAGTTTCTTGGCCTCCATCTTGGAAAAATCGAGGATATCGTTGAGCAGGCGCAGCAAAGAGTCGGCGGACGAGTCGATCAGTTCCATGTACTCATGCTGCTGAGGCGACAGTCCGGTTTTCAGCACCAGCCGGGTGAAGCCGATGATGCAATTCATCGGCGTGCGGATTTCATGGCTCATATTGGCCAAAAATTCGCTCTTGGCTTCGTTCGCCGATTCCGCTTTGTGCTTCGCTTCCTGCAACTGAATTTCAAACTTCTTAATCGCGGTGACGTCATGGTCGGTGCCGCGATAGCCGATAAAGGTGCCGTCGCGGTCGAACACCGGCACCGCCGACGATTCCAGATAGCGGTCGCTGCCGTCGCGGTGGCGCCAGCGTATCAGCCAGCCGCTCCAGCCCTCGCCGCGCCGCTGCAGCTGGCTTAACTTGCCGGCCACGATGGCCTGTTCGTCCGGATGCACGTAGCGCAGCATCGTCTTGCCTGTCAATTCGTCGGGCTGGTGGCCGAGCATGTCCTGGACCGCCGGGTTGGAATAGCGGATGCAACCCTGGCTGTCGAGCGACCATATCCAGTCCTTGGTGGTCTCGACGATCGAGCGGAATTTTTCCTCGCTCAAGCGGAGTTGATCTTCGGTCTGTTTGCGATGGGTGATGTCGTTGTACAAGCACAGCAGGTGGGGCACGCCGGACAGCTCCACCACATCGGCTGACAGCAGGACGCTGATCACGTCGCCGCCGGCCGTTCGCATGGCCGCCTCGAAGTCGCTGATCGAGCCTTCCTCGCGCAGCCGCGCCATCATCGACAGATGGGCTTCCGGCGCGAGCCAGTAATCGAGCGGGGTGGCGGGCCGCGCCAGCAGCAGGCTGCGCTCCTGCCCGATCAGTGCGCAAAATGCATCGTTGACCTCCAGAAAATAGCCATCGGCCATGCCGCTGACGGTGATGGCAACCGGGCTCATGCTGAAAATCTTGGAGAAGCGCTCTTCCAGCTGGCGCATGCGTTCTTCGACATTTTTGCGCTCGGTAATGTTCATCATGGCACCGATCATGCGCACCGCCGCACCCTTGTCGTCGTGGATGATGTAGCCGCGATCATGCACGTATGCAAACGTGCCGTCCGCGCACTGGAAGCGGTATTCGCCGGTCCAGTACTGGCCGCCGGCGTGGATTTCATCGTCGACCTCGCGCAGGACCCAGTCGCGGTCGTCGGGATGGATCTGATCGACCCACCACTGGGCCGGGGCTTCGGTATTGGCCATGTCGTGGCCGAAGGTATGCGCAATGCCCGCGTTCCACCAGATCTGGTCGGTCGCGAATTCCCAGTCCCACACCGTGTCGTTGGTGGCGCGCGCGACCAGGTTGAAACGCTCCAGCGTCCTGCGCAAGTCATCCTCGGCGCGCTTGCGCTCGCTGACATCGACCCCCACCATCGCATACGAACCGGGCTCGCCCTCGTGATGTTCGATACGGACCACCGAAAACAGGAAGGGGACCATGACGCCGGCGCGGGTGCACAAGGCGAATTCGCCGCGCCAGGCCGCCACCGACGCTTCCATGAAAATGCCCTGCAGGTAGCCGATGCCAGTCCCGGGGCAGGCAAACTCATTCATGGACAGGCCGGTGCAGTCTTCCTGCGCCGCAATGCCAAGCAAGCCGCGCCCGGCGCCGTTGAGATACAGGATGTGCTGCTCTTCCGAGACAAACGCCACCAGATTCGGGGTTGCGTCGAGAAAGGCGCTAAAGCGCGAACTGACTTCGGACGCCTTGCGCTCATTGCTGATATCGCGCAGGATCGCCACCGACAGGCGGCCACCTTCGTGGAGGGCCTCGCGCACCGCCAGATGCAGCGGGAACAGGCTGCCATCCTTGCGTTGTCCGTTCACTTGCACCCCGTGCGCCGGACCGGGCCGGGCGTGCTCGCCGGCCTGCGCCGGGCACGCCGGAATCAGCAGGGTCACGGACGTATCGAGGACCTCGGGCGCCGCATAGCCGAACATGGCGGCCGCGGCCGGATTGATCGATCTGATTTTACCGTTCTCGTCGATGGTGAGCAGTCCTTCGGCCATATTGTCGAGCACCGCCTGGATCTTGGCTTCGCCCGCGCGCGCCTTTTGCCTGGCTGCCAGCAGCGCGGCAATGAGTGGGGACACTTGCCAGTGCAGGAGCAGCATCCCGCAAACAAACAGCACAGCCAATACCGCCGCCATGGTCGATATTTGCGTGCGAATCGGCTCATACAGGTCGACCGCGTCTTCCTTGACCACCAGGCCCAGGCCGCTGGAGCCGACCGGTCCGTAGGCGGCGACGACCATCCGCCCGCGGTAATCCTTCGCCACGGCCAGTCCGGTCTTGCCATCGAGGGCACTGCTCATCGGCAGCCTCGCCCCGTCGCGCATGCGTGGCGCCCCGGTAAAACCACGCGCGTTCAGGCGCGTCGGCAGGCAATCCATGCGATCGTTGCCGGTTGCCGCGCAAATCGCGATATCGCCGCTTTTTCCCAGTAGCGCGGCATCGGCCAGCAGGGTTTGCACGATGGGCAGCTGGCGCTCGGCCAGGACGGTGCCGATGGCGACGTCGCCGTTTCGCACCGGCACCGCGATTTTTAATATGGGTACAGTCGACCAGAGCAGTTCCTGCGCATCGTTCAAGCGCAGGGTGATCGGCGCGCTGGCGTTGGGCGCGCCGGCGCGCAGCAGCATGCTCCCATTCCGGCTGGCCGCGGCCACCGAGGCGTAACCGTCGCTGAGCAAATGCTGTTCCAGCTCGGTCGCCATCGCGACGCGATCGGCAGCCTGGGGCAAGCCGGCGTATTCCTTAAGCAGGGCAGGGTCGCTCGCGAGCGAACGCGCCTGCAAGATCGTGTTTTCCAACACAAAGTTCAACAGCTGGGCGCGATTCGAATGCGCCGCGCGCAGATTCAGGTGCAAGGCCGCTTCGGTGCGGTGGGCCGACATGACCGAGCTGGCCATCCCGGCCGTCAGCGCCATCGACAGCAGGATGATCGTCGCGATGGCGGTGATGCGCTTGTCGCCGCGTTCGTGGCTGGCGCTGCTTGCTTTGACGGTCTGGTACCAGCGCAGCCATAATGCGCTGCCCAGCAACAGAAAGCCGAAGGCCGTGTGCGGCGCCATCCGAACAAACCGGTACCACTCATAGAGCAGTTCGAGCTTGAGCGAATGGCCGGTCATGCCGAGGATACCCAGCGATACCAGCGCCAGGCACAGCAGCTGGATCAGCCAGCTGGCGTTGCCGTCCGCGCTGTGCCGGTCTTGCAGCACGATGCAGGCGGCGGCCAGCCAGAAGCCGCCGCAGGTCAGTGGCGACATCCGTCCGGGATGGGGGTTGGGGTCGGCCAGCCATACATCGATGAACAGCTCGTCGACATGCAAATCGATGCCGAGAAGGTTTTGCAGCGCCACCACGCCGGCCACGGCAAGCATGGCGAGGCAAGCCCATGTGCGCGCCATGCGCGCCAGCCGCGGCCGCCGTTCGGAGACGGTCAGGGCGGCGCCGGCAAACACGAAACACAGCGCGGTATTGAACACCATCGCGACCGCACCGGGCACAATCTGCACCAGCTGCTGCGAGCGCAGGACCCAGCCGGCGATCACGCTAGCGCCCAGAAGCAACAAGAGCGCCCCAAGCAATCGTTGAAGCTGTGTGAATGTCACCACCGTTGCCTTTCGTGACGTTGAGCGCTGCGTTGGTCATGCCTTGGGCACGCCCAAGCATCCCCTTACAGCGCCAGGACGGCCGGCCGGGAGCGCTTTTTGGCGTCTCTGGCAATAAGGCAGCGCTCAAAAATGTGTGTTTTCCGAGACATTTGAGCGACTATACAAGATCGTTCGCGGCTTTCGATACGTTTCGGATGGGTTCGGCAAAAAAACCACGCGCCCAAGGCCGGCGGTGCGGAGGCCCACCTCGCCCGGCGGGACGGGGCCACTGACGCGCGCCAGCCACGCGACGTCCGCTTGCTTGTAAGTGCGGTGTTGCCTTGATGCGCCGCGCCGCGTCCGGGTCCGCGGCGCTCCCACATGCACGTGCGCGCTACACGGCGGCGATCGGGGCGGCGCCATGAACGCCAGCCATGGTTTTCCGGTAACGTTTTCTCAAGGGAATTATCAAATGGAATAGGTCAATTCGCTTCTGGCGCGGGACATCATCTGAAGACAGGTCAGTGATGCCGGTCCCTTTACATGCTGAAGGTGGACTTTCCGGGCGGGGAGTCGTACGCTTCTCCTTGGCTGGTCATCGCGACGATGCACAGGTGAGAAAATGACGAAAAGCACAACAACGCCTCTGGGCGGCCCGACGGAAGGCTCCGTGTTCCTGACACATTTGCTGCAGGAAGGCGACATCTTGCTGTGTACCGATCCGGATAGCCGGATCAGCAAGCTCATTCAGACAACGAGCGGCGGCGTCTTCAGTCACGCCGCGCTCTGTACCTATCCGCCCAATGTCATCGAAGCGACGTTTACCGGGGTTGCCGAGATATCCCTGGCCCGCTTCGGCTTGCACCGGCGCGCCTGCGGAAAGGTTCTGCGCTTGAAACCGGACGTTCCCAACCGTGACGCGATCCGTACCATCGCTGCGAAGCAAGCGTATCGGTACAGCACGCGCGAGTACGACAAGATCGCCGCGCTGGCGTCGCTGTTTCCGAATTGGGAACTCGACCCTGGCGCGCGCATGTTCTGCTCCTATCTGGTGGCCGCCGCCTATGCGCTGGCCGGACTGAATATCACGGCGCCGCGCAAGCCACCGCGCAAGACGACCCCGGCGGACATCGATGCCTCGCCACTGTTCGACGATATTACCGACAGCGTGTTGGCGCATGCTCAATTTCTTCCCGGGACACCGCGCTATTTCGTGGATGAGGGCTATTCCGATTCCCCGCCGCAGGAATACAATACTGCGCTACGGATTACGACCGAGAGAGTCTCGGCCTACCTTGAAAAACACGGTGAGCCACCGTTGGACGACTATGCTTCCGCGCTGGCGATTTACTTGCACTACCGCTCAAAGCCGTGGTTCGGCGAGTTCGACATGCTCTTCGGCAGTTCAATCGACGAACTCGGCGAGCCTGCGCTGGCGCGCACGGAGAAACTTGTTGCTGAGGCGCGCGAGCACGATGCCGGCACCCTGGTCCTGCGCATTCGTTGTTGCAGTCCCGACACGTATCCCATCATGCTGGCGCTCGTTGCCAACCGTATCAAAACAAGCGGGGCGCTGATCGCGGAACGTCAACGCGACATCCTGGCATTTCAAGCCGGCGCTGCCGACGGGCTCCATACCGCCGCCGTCCTGCTCGCTCATTCCCGGCGCATTCATGCCGGCTTGTCGGCA of the Massilia violaceinigra genome contains:
- a CDS encoding substrate binding domain-containing protein — encoded protein: MQLPTLCSAPVELAVHLLGPAIEQFLGNNPAAKIHLHLGSENLDMVKERMDLSLRIGTVHNQDLVARRICSVSRRAFASPAYIQRYGMPLKPQDLVRHQCILFPHIDDQADWLFLWGDRRQTVTVAGPISVNSLGFVREAVVAGVGVGILPELLSRDLLRQGVIVPVCGNWQAPSLDVSILTPTRHVLAKTRALIEFLAHQVPKALVEAGATPGPALRAAVQS
- a CDS encoding diaminobutyrate--2-oxoglutarate transaminase, giving the protein MNAPERGMDLATRLRRSHTGLDALYCLDSTPVLDRQSRQESNARSYPRRIPLVLERASGIYVQDSRGQVFIDCLAGAGTLALGHNHPVVMEAIHAAMSSNLPMHTLDLTTPVKDAFVQEIFDSLPPAFARQARIQFCGPTGADAVEASLKLARTTSGRQNVLAFQGAYHGMTLGTMSISGNLGPKNALGSLLSGVQMLPYPHNYRCPFGTGGEQAIDLNLRYIEQLLSDPESGITAPSAMILEPVQGEGGVIAAPDRWLQGLRRITQERGIALIVDEIQCGIARTGKMFAFEHADIIPDIMPLSKAIGGGLPLAVVVYREELDVWQPGAHAGTFRGNQLAMAAGTATLRYLKQHAVADHAHQMGERLRAHLLKLQSAFGWIGDVRGRGLMLGMEIVDRDGEPDGQGHPPVHTARAKQFQQACLQRGLILELGGRHGATVRLLPPLIITDAEIDFVATILFAAAAAI
- a CDS encoding substrate-binding periplasmic protein, which produces MTSVIAAALASMGYRLEVQFFPWTRATALIKHNSPFAGYYPEYLSPGLARDFLISDPIGSGPLGFAYHAAAPVQWDTMTDLSKYRIGVVEGYVNTDEFDTRVRQGKQRVDAAVNDKQNLRKLAARRVPLVLIDRRVYDHLIRNDADLRPLAPTLRFHPRLLEDKQLYICFRPNAEGERVRAIVNQGLKRIDIEAVLAAALSAGGAN
- a CDS encoding pirin family protein — protein: MVQGAHTDPRPLLGMRRLEPQAAGEGLFLAKLQPSSLGWALDPFLQVDWFRMRLPFFPPHPHAGFSAVTFMLPQSPGGLINRDSLGSRNRINPGDLHWTEAARGIVHEEVPQVDGVDCLGLQIFVNLPSQHKLAAPAIHHVDRADVPVVQFPGATVHCYVGDLDDVKAALTTRTASALWSVELNENAVVNLPLPPSWMVHILVTAGALRIGDSLLGEGGVAGYAAGTALEIRAATDGASLVVLAGLPLAEPIAVSGPFVMNDAAQLVDAKRRYASGEMGFLEAS
- a CDS encoding esterase/lipase family protein encodes the protein MIRNFAAVMAIAALGFMTGCATPPPGEPPLMTIDSSRLPPANISLTIPGLSQCTDSGDHTLKLNAQQPVTVLVHGCFSSAGRYRGMAQVLAFHGQQTVCFSYNDRDSLVVSAGQLDTALNQLSQKLDNKHITVMGHSQGALIARKAMSVSKSAAIEGGDVTMRLVTVSGPFGGIAAARHCGNPLWRTLSLGLVAPICQIVTGDKWSEITYTSPFIVEPGALDPRVKDFLKIVTDEGGSCRRMSNGACVESDAIFSLAEQRNPAVDRDPLVNIVEVKAGHVEIVGNNRTGPVKLITVLQEHGVIKPTEPDRREKFGQLLTRLFGEAAQ
- a CDS encoding GGDEF domain-containing protein; amino-acid sequence: MKVLVADDDPISVLYLQDVLSEWGYEVVVAADGLTAEAILREEDGPLLAVLDWMMPGLDGIDVCHNIRQAGMERYVYMIMLTSRTETEFIVAAMNAGADDYIAKPFIAEEMRVRVRAGRRIVDLEQELRRQATRDALTGIFNRGAILDVLQKEIARHARTPNFLSVIFADLDHFKGINDTYGHLAGDEVLREATRRMDSMLRNYDSFGRYGGEELLAVLPNCDPEGALAVAERMRSAMADTAVHTPYGDIAVTVSIGIASVNTADKADMTALLHRADGALYAAKLLGRNCVTAAP